One stretch of Natronolimnobius baerhuensis DNA includes these proteins:
- a CDS encoding urease subunit beta produces the protein MSDRIPGELRPADEPVRINEGRETATVTVENTGDRPAQVGSHFHFFEVNPGLAFDRESAYGMRLDIPAGTAVRFEPGCERDVALVAIGGDRIVHGMGGLVNGDLDDEDVKTRAMDRARERGYLSAEDGDE, from the coding sequence ATGAGTGACCGAATTCCGGGTGAGTTGCGCCCAGCAGACGAGCCTGTTCGTATTAACGAGGGACGGGAAACGGCGACCGTTACGGTCGAAAACACCGGTGACCGCCCCGCACAGGTTGGCTCGCACTTTCACTTTTTCGAGGTCAATCCCGGCCTTGCGTTCGACCGCGAGAGTGCCTACGGCATGCGACTCGATATCCCGGCGGGCACGGCCGTTCGATTCGAGCCTGGGTGCGAGCGCGACGTTGCCCTCGTCGCTATCGGCGGCGACCGGATCGTCCACGGAATGGGCGGGCTCGTCAACGGCGACCTCGACGATGAAGACGTGAAAACACGGGCGATGGACCGCGCTCGAGAGCGTGGCTATCTCTCGGCGGAGGACGGTGACGAATGA